The proteins below are encoded in one region of Triticum aestivum cultivar Chinese Spring chromosome 1B, IWGSC CS RefSeq v2.1, whole genome shotgun sequence:
- the LOC123099717 gene encoding uncharacterized protein has translation MAVKVVAGKTTAAQPKSVGRRLWRLARTVIYLLRRGALSSGRKLAMDLHRSRDASKALGGFVNFHRRAAARSRSSTVAAKHRGDEAAGCYSSYDAADIARVLEMLNDSGHLFDDEDGLAAATPSPTTWASPATDKLHITYSPFTASEHQQVDREADEFIRRFYQQLRAQKSVSATPENCGHIPRPVAA, from the coding sequence ATGGCCGTCAAGGTCGTCGCCGGGAAGACCACTGCTGCTCAGCCCAAGAGCGTGGGGCGGCGGCTGTGGCGCCTGGCGCGCACCGTCATCTACCTTCTGCGCCGCGGCGCGCTGTCGTCCGGGCGTAAGCTCGCCATGGACCTCCACCGCAGCAGGGACGCCAGCAAGGCCCTCGGCGGCTTCGTCAACTTCCACCGCCGCGCGGCGGCCCGCTCTCGCTCCTCAACCGTCGCGGCGAAGCACCGTGGCGACGAAGCGGCCGGCTGTTACAGCAGCTACGACGCGGCCGACATCGCGAGGGTGCTCGAGATGCTCAACGACAGCGGGCACCTCTTCGACGACGAGGATGGGCTCGCGGCGGCGACGCCTTCTCCGACCACGTGGGCGTCGCCGGCTACGGACAAGCTGCACATCACCTACTCGCCGTTCACGGCGAGCGAGCACCAGCAGGTGGACAGGGAAGCCGACGAGTTCATCAGGAGGTTCTACCAGCAACTGCGCGCCCAGAAGAGCGTCTCCGCCACGCCGGAAAACTGCGGCCACATCCCAAGGCCGGTCGCCGCTTAA